From bacterium, the proteins below share one genomic window:
- the pstC gene encoding phosphate ABC transporter permease subunit PstC yields MTSEKAYKTLLGIIGGVLIIGLLLSIFFTLFINSLPSIKSFGFKFFLEKTWDPVFGNFGALPFIIGTLLTSIISLIISIPFSLSVSLFVGEFYRDTFLSKILETLIGILAVIPSVIIGLWALFYLTPIIRNIQAKLSLPPTGVCIFTASLTLSIMILPYATSVGKEVIKLVPNDLKEAGFSFGATSYEVVKKIVFPYARSGILAGFLLSFGRAIGETMAVTMVIGNSNYIPKNIFSPGNTISSVIANEFLEAVENIHISSLIELALILFLITFIMNFVANIIIKRMRVKI; encoded by the coding sequence ATGACATCAGAAAAAGCCTATAAAACTTTACTTGGAATAATAGGAGGAGTCCTTATTATCGGACTCCTCCTATCTATTTTTTTTACTCTTTTTATCAATTCATTACCATCTATTAAAAGTTTTGGTTTTAAATTTTTTCTTGAAAAGACATGGGACCCTGTTTTTGGAAATTTCGGTGCTTTACCTTTTATAATAGGAACTTTATTGACATCTATAATTTCTCTTATAATTTCTATCCCATTTTCTCTTTCTGTTTCTCTTTTTGTTGGAGAGTTTTATAGAGATACCTTTTTATCAAAAATACTTGAAACACTTATAGGAATTCTTGCTGTTATTCCATCAGTAATTATTGGTTTATGGGCACTTTTTTATCTTACTCCAATTATAAGGAATATCCAGGCAAAACTTTCATTGCCTCCAACAGGAGTATGTATTTTTACTGCATCTTTAACTCTTTCAATTATGATTCTTCCATATGCAACTTCTGTGGGTAAAGAAGTTATAAAGCTTGTTCCAAATGATTTAAAAGAAGCGGGATTTTCTTTTGGAGCAACCAGTTATGAGGTTGTAAAAAAAATCGTATTTCCATATGCAAGAAGTGGTATTTTGGCAGGTTTTTTACTTTCTTTTGGTAGGGCAATAGGTGAAACAATGGCTGTTACAATGGTTATAGGAAATTCAAATTATATACCTAAAAATATTTTTTCCCCTGGAAATACAATATCTTCTGTAATTGCAAATGAATTTTTAGAGGCGGTTGAGAATATTCATATCTCTTCACTGATAGAACTTGCTTTAATTTTGTTTTTAATCACATTTATAATGAATTTTGTCGCAAATATAATAATAAAAAGAATGAGGGTGAAGAT